GCGGGGCGGTTCCATAATTTTAGAATACAGGGGCCCCGAACCTACCCGTTTTACATATGCTTTACTCATTTAGTCCCCTTCCCCCGATTACCCCACTTTCTTTCTTCGTTCTCGCACCCCTCGACTGCGTCGACATCACAGCAGTCGAAGAAGACGATGGGCTCACCATCGGAGAAGACGATGACCTCATCGCCACGATCCATGACTGGACTGCCAAGATCTGCTATTGCTCAACTCCGTCAGTTCGTCTTTCTATCTCCGTTAACTTGAGCTCTGCTCAAATACAGTTTGTCGATATCTCCGTCAGTTCGTCCTACGAATCCAAATCGGCCACCACCATCATCTCATCTCCTCCCTAAATTAAGGTAATTTACTGAATTCAGTCTCTGCAATCTCTCTAGGGGTATGATTTGAGGCTAATTTGTTTTATTGGGTTGAAAGTTTTCTGGGTTTGAAATTTTTAAGTGGGTTTTCGGGGATCAATGAATAAAATTGTAATAAAATTGCAAATGGATGGCATTAGATTCGATTTGCTGGGTAGAGCCTTCCTTAAGCTAGTCTCCACAAATATCTTGGGATCTTCCATTGCTCTGCTGCTGGTGGGATTCTTTGGATGTGCAGAGAAGGAAGCAACTGCAGAAGCAAGCATTAATCTTCTGGGTTGGTTTCTGTGTCTCGGATGAACTTGCAGGTGCAACAGCTGTTGGTGGAGTTGCAGCTGGGAGTTCGGCGGTGCTATTGAGTGGTGGTTTTGTCTTGCTTCATACTTTGTAGAATGTGGTATCTGTGAAATTTGTGGAATTTGTGGAATCTGTGGAAATCTGGGAAATTTGTGAAATCTGTGAAATTTGTGGAATTTGTGCAGTTTTTTTCAATCTGTGCAATCTGTGCACTGCAAAATGCAAACTGTAATCTGTGCAGTTTGTGAGAAACTGCAAAAAACTGCACTAATTGCAGTTTGTGAGAAACTGCAATCTGTGTGCAGCAAACATTTTTAAACAGGAAAAAAAAGGACCCGTGTACCCGGATcgaaccggcccgtttcaaCCGGGCCGGGTAAGGTCCGGTTCTAATTTTCAAAATTGTAATGCCCGGCCTGGCCCGCCCCGTCTCCTTTAATTCCGGGTCCGGTCCGGTTCCTTCAAAAatgggcccggcccggcccgtgcccagccctagtTCATATATTTGGCCCTGATTCCAGAACGACAAAAAAATGAAGGGATCAGAGTAGTAGTTCAGCTTTCATGCATGCGCATAAATAACATATGTGTGTTGTAGAGCCAAAAACAATTAAGATacaacacgtggatttttggaaaGGATAAAATTATCTTTGAGGCACATCGGAATTTCTATGTgtgagcagtggacaatcatcgcACAATTaagtcaaaaatgcccaaatatgtatttatttttaaacctatttcattcattcttatcaaatcctctccacaaggtagccccaaatcattcatttttaattatattaattagctaattaattgatttattattcaattattccTAATTAGCTACAAATCATGAACCTCACCCAAAATATCAACCAAGTGGCCGGTCCTCTTCCTCCTAAAGGGGCCAGCCACACCCTTATAAATACTACCTTTATCTCTCcaaaacccaattccaattctcttgctaaattctctaaattatccaaacatttttccctcaaaattttaactttgacatcggaggttcttcagtCAAAGCCTCCCCTCAAATTCATCGTAGGCGCGTGAGACTCTTGatcttgacctaaggtgttatttgttttgtaggtgcaattttgtccaatagcaagaaggaagaaatttgcatccacaaattgatgctttcattgagagttgagtcacacgctcgtagaagactctcgcatctaaggttttttctttccttgcttatttgtagatttttcgtacgttcctTATCCTTGGAATTTTTACTTCTAaaaattctttaataaaacgtaaaagaaaagtacaaatgGCAAGAGATTTGGAAACCTCGACGAACGAAAATTCCAACGTTCAAGGATTAGGATTGCGGCGATCTTCAAGGCTCAACATAGAGGTGAGTGGAGCGGCACCCCCCACGAGGCACCACCTTGGCAACCACTCACGACAAGGTACATGGCGCCACAACCACGACCCCGAGCTGTGCCACTTCCACCTTCAAAGGCCCAAGCCCTAGTCGAGTCGGCCAATGCCACCCAAACTCGACGTGAACCCAACGCGTTGCTAACCTAAGCCCTAGCCTCGCACCCATGTGCGCCACACGCCTAGCAGCCTACTCCTGTGGCCCATCATGCTCCCGATGAGTAGCCCACTCTTGTGGCCTAGACTATTCCCATGACCCAGCCTACTCTTGTGGCCTAGCCTGTTCCCGTAgccttccaagcagcccaaatcgGTCCAAGATCAAATCTCGACTTCCACTGCTCAAAGAGatacattccttccaagcttttccaacccaaatggagaacaacacttgtctcgacaagtcatagagttgacgagcgctaTCGCACAACAAACGAACTTAGTGAACCAACTCTTGCAGCGTATCGAGATGCAACTTACCTTAGacaaggtgtcccgaagtaggacatgGGCAGACGAAGAACCTCTCCAGTTGCTTCCCCGCAAGCAGTCACTAGACCGGCCACGAACCAAACGTTCGGGCAGTGTACACTTTTGACTGGGCCCTttagatagcgtatactcccgtcttagcgtgtggaggagcgtgcactctcgactaggcccacagacgagcatacattcaggttggggtcacactccgatagtcaacatgagcaaccttccatgCAAAATGTTCATTCGCTGCTAAGCCttcaaggagcatcatccacctcacttTGAAATAGGCAGCACGACTGACGaaaagaagcagtcactcaatccgacTCAAGATCACTAGACAGCATACGAGAAATTCACTCATTTGCTAGACCAGCAGGTCACGACTAGGGGCAGCTGAGAACTCTGCTACCTTCACAAaggtaaattcaggaagaagtagagagactcttgactaAGCGATTGCACGTAATGAGGTTACCGATGAGACACTACGAcgggacatgaccaacataagcatttcacccttcacggatgagatcgagcaggcagagcagccttccaaaaaggacttccagcaaaCCACCCGTTGTTAGAAAAATTAATCATCTAACTTTGGCATACTCTTTCAGTCTGACAgataagcatgcattttgggACAATGCTCGCCAATCAAGATGCAAGGACTTGAAAAAGAACCTGACATCACCTATCTACTATCCAAACCGAAAGCACCGgatgacttattcgcatgtttgacggtatctgaagcagcaataagctctaccattatacgagaagagctgggggctggactacctgtattccacaatTCAAAAGCTCTTCTCAATGCTACCAGAAAtacaaaagctaactttggcaatagttgttgcaacctggaagctcaagttttactTTCAGAAACATGTAGTCAtcctcatgacgcactattccgccCAATCTAGACGGGCGACGATAAAAGCATAGACATTGGCAGATGCAAaattttctgacgaacgcaacaactcggcccaaaggcgcgccaagggcagacgaacactaGAATGACATACTCAAAAACAAGTTTTGTCTTCGTTGCCCCAAAAgtttctacataggagcaacatgcaCCGGCAGTAGaacaccacctccaaaaataatcaagaggtgACATATGAATTTTTTAGTAAAATtgataaaattaccctcgaggcacaccagAATTCCTACGCGctagcagtggacaatcatcccaCAATCAAGTAAAAAATgcccaaataggtatttatttttaaacctatttcatccatcatcatcaaatcctctccacaaggtaacccccaaataattcctttttaattatattaattaactaattaattgatttattattcaattattccTAATTAGCTACATATCATGAAcctcacccaaaataccaacTAAGTGGCcggtcctcctcctcctaaaggggccggccacacccctataaatactaCCTTAATCTCtccaaaattcaattccaattctcttactaagttctctaaattctccaaacaattttctctcaaaattctaactttggcatcagaggttctttggccaaagccctcCCCCCCTCCCAATTCATTCTCTAAATTTtccaaatacttttctctcaaaattctaactttgacaaCGGAGGTTCTTTGGCTAAAgtccccccaattcatcgtgggcataTGGGGTTCTTGACCTTGACCTAAagtgttatttattttgtagataTAATTTTGTCTAAgagcaaaaaagaagaaatttgcatccacatgtgTGTGTGAGTTTATCCATCGGCGAGGCCCCATGGCTCCATGGGCCAAGAAAATATCCGACAATAATTACTGTTTTAATACTAAATTTCTCGATGAGACGTTGACTTCGACATTTGTCTGATAAAATATCTCGTGCAGGATTTTGTAGTGTAAGAAGActgttcttaattttattttgtttgaatcCAGTGATTTAAAACATCACAGTTTCTTGACAATGATAATATGCATGGCTAtgaatttctataaaaaatggATGATGAAATGATCCATCTTTTGCCCTGCGTGATCACAGCAGGCGCATGGTGAACTGAATTGTACGGAGACTTTGAAGATAATGGAACAACCATTATCAAACTAAGAACGAACCCTATTAAGAAATTAGCACAAGAACAGgtaaccacacacacacacacacacacacacacacacactcatcaGCTATATGCTTATGATCAATCTAGCTAGCACTTAGGTGGATATATTATTTGCATCTATTTTCCAGTTAAACAAAACCTAGCCAGTGAAGTTTCTGCAAACATTTCAAGCCTCACCCTATAATAACCATCTGCGAATTAACAAAATTAACTAAATTATGATCATGAAGTTAATAAGCTCTcaaaaaattcatcaaattaATTGGCAAAGTAAAGAGGGTTTACTTTCGATTTCATACCTGGATAAACCGATTATCAGATGAGTTAAGAGGTTTAGAGCAGATGATGGAAACGTCCGAAGGGATCGCATGATCCAACTACATATATAACCTGCCATGTCTGTACGGACGATGTTTGACATATATGATCAATTAGATCAATGCGATCCCTTTGGAAGCCTCCACCTGCACTAGATATATattcttcaaaaccctagctctcaaaagaaatatgcatATGGCATATATGGTGATTCAAGTCTCAGGAACTGGTTATTTGGGTTCTTGATCAGTTGAGTTTATATACGAAAGGAGAAGGTTAGCTGTCTTTTAAATGCACAAGTGAAGCCCTTTTTGTTCTGTTCATGCATTTCGTGTGATGGGAAGGTTCATTTGCGTATGAGTCATGAGATGCTTCTTTTCCTATCAGTCTATCTTTTCCAATCTACCTAGTTACTAAAGGTTAGCTAACCACTTTTCTCAACAAGTACTGCTAGAATTCACACATTTttgaaccacatttcaataATATATTATCTACGTACGTAATCAATGATgcatacaattaatatttaataaGATAAATCTTCTTAAATAAGAAGATGGATCCGTGACATCATTTTTTTACACAACATTTTACACAAGTTTTTATGGGGCTCACtccgtaatgtattttaacgatCCGAGTCTTCTATCTTTTAGAAGATAATTCATAGGTCTTCCTtgaaaaaaattagacaaattcattaccatttagacatgcatttgtagtaaagaaaatggacgaatacggttctacaaagaaaccctaaactcTTAATAGTTTCAGATTTATGTGGTTTTTGGTAGACGTGATATTTGAGGAAATATCTAAACGATAGACGAATCAGATCATTCAAATACATTACGAAGTGAACCCTACAAAAACatatgtaaaaaaataatatcacGTATCCGTCTTCCTTAAATAATATGGCATATCGCGACAATGCCATACATTACAAAAATATCGTCTCGCTAatactttgttttcaaatatttcttcataTACCATAAGTAAGTTGTATGTATGGATTATGTGGGCAATTAATTAATGGGGGGTATCGTGTATGTAATAACGAATGAATACCACATCATATATGAACATATGTGGCCTACGGCATTCAATCGGTTCAAAAGTAATCAATCTCTAAACGGGGTATGTTAGTGGTAAGGGGAACCGACAAGAGAATATGGGGGCAATTGCATAATTGCATTTGCATGTTCATATAAAGCAGGTAAAAGTTGTAATCAAATATCTATTCTTGCCACCAAAAAACTCAGCATTATTCCCAATATAGATAATGACACTTTACTTTACACGCGTTGTAAtttgttcttttttaatttagttttattattttaaatatttgattgtattaaaaaaactaatttactgtctataatttgaaaaaaaaaaggttagtaACACTCTTTACGTCGGTTGCTTTCTTTTGATTATTAAGACAAAATTAAGGAAGCACAACAACCACTAGCAAGTGCATAGTTTTATTTGCGTCTTAACCATGCCCATACCCCTCTCAAGTCTCAACATTGAATATGACATATTTTCGTTTCAATCATTCataaatacagaaaattatatatatttctgaTCGTATACACAAATTTTAGTTTGTCACgtaaaataaagaaatataagCGACGTAATCTCAATACGTTGCCTTGAAGCAAATCAATTGAACTTTTCAACAATTCTCAAGGTGAtcagcattttttttcttcttacaaTCGATATTGAACAAAGGGATAATCTAAAAATTTCATATTTAAGCACGAATGCTCTTAACGAATTGAGTTGCAAACTCTTTACCAGATAATATCCCTTTTAAACAAAGAGATGATGTTTCTCTTAATAAATCCAGTCTAGAGGTTGCCATTCGGCCCAAATTACGGACCAGGCCTAGTAAGGGCTAAAATTTGGTCCTTGTTAATCGGCCCGTATTAGCTTAATAGGGTTCGATCGGCTGTGTTTGaattaaagaaccaaaaaaaaaaaaaaaaaaaaaaagctgagagCCTGCAACTCTCGCCTGTGCAGTTTTCTGATCATTTCCCGCCTATCTTTGCCACTCCTCAactgagaagaagaagatgccgGCGACCCACTTCGGCGTCAAGTACGCCGTACACATCATCACCTCCCACTTCGGCAATCTTGTCgctgtactctctctctctaaagctTCCACCTTTCCCCCTCttttttcctaatttttctGTAATTATTACTAATTAATGTGTTTACGGATGCAGAAAGTGTGTGAAAATCTTCTGAAACGAGGACCCCTAACACTGAGACTCCTAATTGGGTTCACGGAGCTCACCCCTCAGCAAGTCAAGAATTCCCTCCTCATCCTAATCCAGCACAATTGCGTTCAGCCCTTCTCCGTCGACCAAGCAGGTGCTTCTCTCACACCCTAACCCTAACAATCTCAGCGTTCGTTGAAAATTTTGTGACCCCTTTTGGGATTTGATTGATTTGATCAATGTGCATGATAAAGTGAGTGACTTGGTTTGTGAATGTGATTCAGAGGGCCCGAAAGTCACTCAGTATGTAGCACTGATCGATAACATACTCCATCGATGGAGGTTTGCCAAATTCATGACGGTTGTTTCGCAGGAATTCGATAAAGAGGTTAGTTTTTTACCTCTTTTGGTTTTGActttggtttgtttgtttttaattgATCAATTCTCAGATTATAGCCTTTTACTCATTGTTTTGCAGTGTGAACTAATTATTAAGGATTTGCTTGAGAATGGTAGGCTTACTTTAAAACAAATAACTGAAGGTAACCCTTTTCTCAGTGTTTGATTGCATTTTTTGTTGACTGGTTTTGATTGAATTTACAACTAATTGGGTTCATTGTGTTTGGGTGTACGACTAGTATCCGTTCCCATAACTTgctatgttttttgttttgtaaattataggtttttgtttgatttttcaaAACAGGAGAATATGCAGTTAAGGATACTGTTGAGAAAAGCTTTCTTAAACTTGTGAACGCTCATTTTGTGGAACGCTGCCCGGCTCCTGAAGCAGTTCTCGAAGAAGCAAGTAAAGATGCTCCAAAGAAGCGAGGTCCTAAGTCTTCCAAGGTAAAGATTCCACTGATATgcttgaaaattaagaaaagagaTCTTTAGTTATGCACCTCCTTTAGTTGCAcattttttagtttgttttgcaAAATGTGTATCTTTATAAATCATTTTTGGAATTCTAACAGATTGTTGAAGTACCAGAGACTATAGAACAACGTGTTGTAGCAGTAGCAGCACCTTCAGCAGCTATGAGATTTTCTATTTTGACAGATTCTGAAACCGATGCTCATGGGGGTAGTTCTTCTAGTATGAGTACCGGGGACAAGGTTGGTATAAGTATGGTCATTTGTAGACACCAGGGATAGTTTGTTCTAATATACAAGTTCTTGAAAAGCAACTCCATCCTAATGTGTTGTTTTCGGCATTTACAGCGAAAGCATGATGCTTTGGAGTTGGATGAATTTGCTAATAATGAAGTGGTTCTTTGGCGTGCTAATTTTGAGGAATTCATTCGCTGCCTAAGGCACAAGGTTGGTTTTCTGTCTGCTTTCTTTTGAATTATAATTATCCGTTCATAGTAATGAGAGCGGTTGGATTTTCTGGTTAAACATTATATGTTGAGTATGTTTTGGCATAATCTGAATTTGTTTATGCGGATGCTCTGTATGCTCTATTGATACTAACTGGTAGAGATAGTTCAGTTTTCGATGACTAGAAGAAGGTCAAGAGTGAGTTAAATGTTGCCATGCTTTTCAGAAACTACATGTTGGGTTTGCATTTGAGTTCAAAGTTCAAACTTTTCCCTCTTTTGTAATTATAGAGTTTGGTTCATTGAAATGAACCTTGGAGTAGACTGAACATCCAAATGGGCATTGCTTGGTTgacaaaaagaattaattatgtaaaggaaagggaaatccTCTGTGGAATGTCCAAATACTACCTGAGTTCTTTCTCTGCATTATTAATTGTGTTCCTATGGGTAACCTTATCTTTTCATGAGATGCATTCCTTCATCTTTTGATATGGTTCTGCATAGTCTGCCTGAGGTGAAAgtaaattttcattttgtgGTCTAGGCTTGCGTTGAGAATGTGAGAGCACGGCTGGATGACGGAGCTGCACTTGTCTTAAGAGCAATGCTTAAGTCAACTAGAACTGCAGAGAAGAAAGTAAAGACCGAAAATTCAGGTAAACCGGAAGTGTGGATTATTGCGTGGTGAATTGGTTATTTTCAGTTCAATTTCTCGGCCAAGAAAATGTTGATGAGTTTAGAAATAACATGATACCTTAATAATTTCTATTGGCCAAGACAGTGTTGATTCAGAATTACTTAAAAtacaaacaattcaacaagtCATTGGGAAGGAGTATGACCAAACAATAAAGAAAGTTCGAAAAGTAGCCAAGGAATAACCTTAATAAATGAaaccaacaaatacaaatacttAATAATTATTTTAGAAATAACATGAAACCTTAATAAATGAAGCCAAGGAATAGTTTCGTTGATTGTTTTGCTGATTGATTTTGCAGTTCCTGTATCATTCAGTACTATTTATGAGGAGGTGATAAACAGCGAAGCTGGTCGTAATTTGACATGTGATCGCGTCAAAGCTTCCCTCAGCTTGTTGTGCGACGAAAGAGATGTCGATGAGGATGAGTCGTATAGTGTTGGTACAATTCGCTTCTTCTCATACAAttgatttttggtttttatttttcctttatcTTTCTTATCGATAACATAGTAACAGATTGGTACTGAGCTTTCATTAACGCATTTATTTCTTGTACAGACTTGAAGAAAATTCTTGAGCTGGCTCAGAATGATGAGGTTTTATCTGACTTTTGTTCTTTCAAGATATATGaaaattcatttttattcaCCAGGACCAATGTCTAAGtaccttttcttttctgtaGGTGGAGTCAATTGTTTTGAAAAGATATGGGAGAGATGCTTATAAAATGTTTAGGCTACTGTCGACTTCAAGTCGTGCACTTGAGACGGATAAGGTAATAACTTTGTTATGACTTCCACCGCTCGCATCTGTACGATGAATTATTCAGTTTATCATGAGCGTTGGTAGAATGACCACAAAATTTAATGTGTTTGGAGCAAGTCAAGGTTTATGTTGTTGTTAGAATAGCACATTTGATATTTCGAACACTCATCCCAATACTTTATAGATTTCAGATATGACACTTGTTGAAAAGAAGGAAACTCCCACAATTCTATATAAGCTGTGGAATGATGAGTACTTGCTTATGGAGGTAAAGCACTTCCCTGTTATATGTACCACGTGCACACACATGCAGCCGTGCTAGTGTTTTTACTTTTGCTCTCTACGACAATGTGTCATCTCGCTGCAGAGATTAGCTGTGACAGGAGCCAGACAGGCACAGTTCTTGGTGTGGAAGGTTGACAGGCCCATTGTTTGGAAACATGTTTTAGATGAGATGTTCCACGCAGCGCTGAATCTGAGTCTTCGACTGGCGTACGAGGACGAACAGATTAAAGAGGTTCGTAAAAACACATAATGTTATGGTTCTAGTATGTTCAGTTTGGAAACGGTTCAG
This region of Malus domestica chromosome 07, GDT2T_hap1 genomic DNA includes:
- the LOC103439760 gene encoding uncharacterized protein is translated as MPATHFGVKYAVHIITSHFGNLVAKVCENLLKRGPLTLRLLIGFTELTPQQVKNSLLILIQHNCVQPFSVDQAEGPKVTQYVALIDNILHRWRFAKFMTVVSQEFDKECELIIKDLLENGRLTLKQITEGEYAVKDTVEKSFLKLVNAHFVERCPAPEAVLEEASKDAPKKRGPKSSKIVEVPETIEQRVVAVAAPSAAMRFSILTDSETDAHGGSSSSMSTGDKRKHDALELDEFANNEVVLWRANFEEFIRCLRHKACVENVRARLDDGAALVLRAMLKSTRTAEKKVKTENSVPVSFSTIYEEVINSEAGRNLTCDRVKASLSLLCDERDVDEDESYSVDLKKILELAQNDEVESIVLKRYGRDAYKMFRLLSTSSRALETDKISDMTLVEKKETPTILYKLWNDEYLLMERLAVTGARQAQFLVWKVDRPIVWKHVLDEMFHAALNLSLRLAYEDEQIKEVQLLPAHKRTGPLGKQWQRFRNVVYVMHASQLKIDDAIMLFHDF